The genomic segment GCACCTGAGTCctgagtcctacccactggacgaCCAAGGGAGTTCCCCAATCTGCATCCCAATCTGAATCTTGAAAGATACGGTGATGTTTCAGATAAATTAACTTTTAAGCACTAACCAAATCAGACATCCTTCAGACCAAGTAACACAAACCAAAACCCAATCTATCCCAATCTGACTATAAGAATTTTATGGCCTGTCCAAAACATGCCTATTTTTGTTATTTGGGAGGTTTCTCAGAATTTGAGCAGCTGCATTCTCCACAGCACTTTCATTAAGTACTGGCTAGGGAATGACATAATTGAATAGTCATAAAAACCAACCACAAAAGCAGAACTAATTGAATCATTGATACAATGAGCTTATCAAAATTTCCTTCAATCTTGGACAAAACAGTTTATCTTTTCTACAAATCTTCCAACAATCCATTGAGTCAGTTCCACTACACAATATATATAATCTCCAAAGTAACAAGGTGAATTCTTTGAAGATTATCTTCTTGGATTTAACCAAATCTTTttacctctccttcctccccctcatcatcatcttcatcttcttcaCCTTCATCCTCATCCCCTTCTTCATCAATATCTTCCagtccttcttcctcttcatcatcatcatcatcttcttctccttccccttcctcatcATCCATGTCCGGAACCTAgaggggaaaaaaccaaaaacaaaaacgcaAAAACCAAGAGTTACCTTAAGAACTCATTTTCAGACAAATGAAACAAGTGCAACCTTGAATAAAAGAACATTCTCAACTCACCAAGTAGTACTGTAATGGATTTGGCCAAATATCATCTTTGATGACCTCTCCTAACTCATCTGCACCTGCATCAGAATGATCAGTAAACCAGGTGAAGAAGCTTTCTGGTTCCTCATGCTGTCTCTTCCTGCTGGCTTTATTCTGTGTTTGACTTGAACGTTTCGTCAAATCCTAAATGAAGATGGAAGAACTTTGATATAAGCTCTCTACACCTCAAGCCCCTACAATTTAAGTTTTTAACCCAAAAGCAGAGCAAAAAATGGACCCTGTATTATCTACATTATTATTCTTATCTAAAAGAAGCTATAAAAAGTACAGctaatgaaaagaaacagaagcccTAGGATTTTAGGCCTGCAAAGAACGCTGTCAAATTTGTATGTCAAGCTTCTCTTGAAAGTTACCATCTAGACTtggctcttttttaaataaaattagtttcACTTCAACAACCAGTATCTTAACacagtataatttaaaatatgtttactaCTTAAATGCAGACAGAAATGGTTTTGGGAAGCCACAAGTCACCAATGTAGAAACCAAAATGATTTAGTCCACTCTACAAAAACTTGCTCTATAATTTATAATAAGACCATAAACTACTGTATTTGGCTTTAATACAATGGACGTTTTTATCTTTTAAGGATCTACATTTAACACATCATCAAAACACTAAGCATTTACTTAAATGGTTCAACTAAAATCAAACTACACAAAACATTAGTGCCCAACAACCCCTCAAATACCTTTCCGGATTTCCATTTGATTTCAGTGGACTTTGAAGATGGATCACCACTCTCATTCAGATGAAATTCTTTGGCGAGAACTTTATTTTCGAAGTAAGGGTTTTCATCAAAATACTACAACAATTAGAGAATGAGAAATCAATATAAAACAGCACTTCCAACCAAAGCTCAGGTTAATTTCCACAGGGACAAACAAGTTACTGATACTTACAAAATCTATTCTGTAACCTGATTTAATATCTTCAAATTCTGTCACTTCAACTCTTGTCAAATAATGCAGcgcctcttcatcctcctccccaaGCAGTGCAGACACTAGACCAGCAAACAGACGAAATGATTATTAAACAAACATTAACAAACTCAAGCAATccctttaaaaatttcccaaatttggttTCATAATCCATTATTAATTGAAAACCAAATGGCTCAATATCAGAGCTGTCATTATCTTTTATCAAGTAATTAAACAGAATCCCAAATTAGAATAGGATCTCTTCTAAATAGAAAGCATTAATTGcaagcctctccctctctgtttcaACCTCTGCATGTAATCAACATGCTGGACCAAGTCCTTACTCTTTAACAAGTGGACAGGGTCACTTCACTCTTTAACAAGTGGAAAGCCTATATAGCCTTTAACACTGCTCTGCCATAACATACCTTGTGGATGGTTAACAAATGTTGTTACCCAAAAATTTGGGATTTTGGCGATCAATTCCGACCTCTTCTGAAAATATGGTTGGCGGAGTTTGTTATATTTCTGTTCTACTTTCAAAATCTCC from the Hippopotamus amphibius kiboko isolate mHipAmp2 chromosome 2, mHipAmp2.hap2, whole genome shotgun sequence genome contains:
- the SET gene encoding protein SET isoform X2 translates to MSAPAAKVSKKELNSNHDGADETSEKEQQEAIEHIDEVQNEIDRLNEQASEEILKVEQKYNKLRQPYFQKRSELIAKIPNFWVTTFVNHPQVSALLGEEDEEALHYLTRVEVTEFEDIKSGYRIDFYFDENPYFENKVLAKEFHLNESGDPSSKSTEIKWKSGKDLTKRSSQTQNKASRKRQHEEPESFFTWFTDHSDAGADELGEVIKDDIWPNPLQYYLVPDMDDEEGEGEEDDDDDEEEEGLEDIDEEGDEDEGEEDEDDDEGEEGEEDEGEDD
- the SET gene encoding protein SET isoform X1, whose product is MAPKHQSTLPPQAKKPKKPRLAPASGSEAMSASPNLPKEEKEQQEAIEHIDEVQNEIDRLNEQASEEILKVEQKYNKLRQPYFQKRSELIAKIPNFWVTTFVNHPQVSALLGEEDEEALHYLTRVEVTEFEDIKSGYRIDFYFDENPYFENKVLAKEFHLNESGDPSSKSTEIKWKSGKDLTKRSSQTQNKASRKRQHEEPESFFTWFTDHSDAGADELGEVIKDDIWPNPLQYYLVPDMDDEEGEGEEDDDDDEEEEGLEDIDEEGDEDEGEEDEDDDEGEEGEEDEGEDD